A stretch of the Paenibacillus dendritiformis genome encodes the following:
- a CDS encoding Gfo/Idh/MocA family protein, giving the protein MGFRRQSTQRPVEIGRIIIISGLASGVAVLYNGSKLSISPLLAVVSEGREEGKVESSMQKLGFSIVGFGTIAKTHMIALRTLPIVKPLPVEPALHALVTRRPEEVGDQARRIGFAHITNSLEEALQIEGSDAVSICTPNALHAEQVRTAIEYRQAVYCEKPVTDNAQATKDLVEEIPAQYPQQLAFVFRYHPAVMRIRSWLEAGLVGEVLQCKIAYLRSGYLSESRPFSWRLSDSLSGGGAVTDIGVHALDLIRHWFGDFASVDGHVHTFVPERPKAAGSEERVPVLVDDWAVMTYRTASGVHGMVEVSRIAYGADAFRIDIVGTKGSITCDLERDKMPALHLLSGQQPALPEPDSLYLLPDEKATMGVFQDSHFAALHHFILRLSGDERWADIVPTLADGNAVEQWVDHIIRTGRERQA; this is encoded by the coding sequence ATGGGGTTTCGACGCCAGTCGACGCAGCGTCCCGTCGAAATTGGACGGATCATTATCATATCCGGCCTTGCAAGCGGAGTTGCGGTTCTTTACAATGGATCAAAGTTGAGTATTTCCCCGCTGCTGGCTGTCGTCAGCGAAGGCAGGGAAGAAGGAAAGGTGGAATCCTCCATGCAGAAGCTTGGTTTCTCTATAGTCGGGTTCGGCACAATTGCCAAAACCCATATGATCGCACTGAGAACGCTGCCGATTGTGAAGCCGCTGCCTGTGGAGCCGGCTCTCCACGCGTTGGTGACGAGAAGGCCCGAAGAAGTAGGAGACCAGGCACGGCGAATCGGATTTGCCCATATTACAAATTCGTTGGAAGAGGCGCTTCAGATTGAGGGTTCCGATGCGGTAAGCATTTGTACGCCGAATGCGCTCCACGCGGAGCAGGTCCGAACAGCCATTGAATACCGGCAGGCTGTTTATTGCGAGAAGCCGGTAACGGATAATGCGCAGGCCACGAAAGATTTGGTGGAAGAGATACCTGCACAATACCCGCAGCAGCTCGCCTTTGTCTTTCGTTATCACCCGGCTGTCATGCGCATCCGTTCCTGGCTGGAAGCGGGACTTGTCGGCGAGGTCCTGCAGTGCAAAATCGCTTATCTCCGCTCCGGATATTTGAGCGAATCGAGGCCTTTTAGCTGGAGGCTGAGCGACTCGCTGTCCGGCGGAGGAGCTGTCACGGATATCGGCGTGCATGCGCTTGATTTAATCCGGCACTGGTTCGGCGATTTTGCGAGTGTGGATGGCCATGTACATACGTTTGTGCCGGAGCGGCCGAAGGCGGCTGGTTCGGAAGAGCGCGTCCCGGTCCTTGTTGATGATTGGGCCGTCATGACTTATAGAACAGCAAGCGGCGTCCACGGGATGGTGGAAGTGTCCCGGATTGCTTATGGCGCAGATGCGTTCCGGATCGACATCGTCGGTACGAAGGGAAGCATCACATGCGATCTGGAACGGGATAAGATGCCGGCCCTTCACTTATTGAGCGGACAACAGCCTGCGCTCCCCGAACCGGACAGCCTGTACTTGCTTCCGGACGAAAAGGCGACGATGGGCGTCTTTCAGGACAGCCACTTTGCGGCGCTTCATCACTTCATTTTGCGATTGTCCGGGGACGAACGCTGGGCGGATATCGTTCCGACCTTGGCGGACGGCAATGCGGTGGAGCAGTGGGTGGATCATATCATTCGCACCGGCCGGGAGCGGCAGGCCTAG
- the rnz gene encoding ribonuclease Z yields MDLYFLGTGAGMPTTRRNVSSLVLRLQEERGTFWMFDCGEGTQHQVLRSPLRLGKCEYIFITHLHGDHLFGLPGLLSSRAYQGGVDPLTVFGPAGLREFMETAFRVSDTHLPYELHIQEIEPGDIWSDDSFRVTALPLEHRVLSYGYRIQELDRPGKLRLEVLERMGIEPGPVYGKLKRGEDVMLPDGRRIAAAAVVGEPIPGKSIAILGDTRPCENAVRLADGADVLVHEATFMEDKRSNAHEYGHSTAADAAAIALKAGAGKLVLTHFSSRYKEEETLARLLAEARAIFPATVLADDLLAVPLAMEPER; encoded by the coding sequence ATGGATCTTTATTTTCTCGGCACCGGGGCCGGCATGCCGACTACCCGGCGCAATGTAAGCAGCCTCGTGCTGCGCTTGCAAGAAGAACGGGGAACGTTCTGGATGTTCGATTGCGGGGAAGGGACTCAGCATCAAGTTCTCCGCTCTCCATTGAGGCTTGGCAAGTGCGAGTACATCTTTATTACGCATTTGCATGGAGATCATTTGTTCGGGCTGCCGGGGCTTCTGTCCAGCAGGGCGTATCAAGGCGGGGTTGATCCGTTGACCGTGTTCGGACCGGCCGGGCTGCGCGAATTCATGGAGACCGCGTTTCGCGTAAGTGATACTCATTTGCCCTATGAGCTGCATATCCAGGAGATCGAGCCGGGCGACATCTGGTCCGATGACAGCTTCCGCGTGACCGCGCTCCCGCTGGAGCATCGTGTGCTTTCCTATGGCTATCGGATTCAGGAGCTTGACCGTCCGGGCAAACTTCGTCTCGAGGTGCTCGAGAGGATGGGCATCGAACCCGGTCCGGTCTACGGAAAGCTGAAGCGCGGGGAGGATGTCATGCTGCCGGATGGGCGGCGCATTGCTGCAGCGGCCGTAGTGGGAGAGCCAATACCGGGAAAATCGATTGCGATATTAGGCGATACGCGGCCATGCGAGAATGCGGTGAGATTGGCGGATGGGGCGGATGTTCTTGTGCATGAAGCTACGTTCATGGAGGACAAACGCAGCAATGCGCATGAGTACGGCCATAGCACCGCCGCGGATGCAGCAGCGATCGCCCTGAAAGCCGGCGCTGGCAAGCTGGTGCTCACCCACTTCAGCTCGCGCTACAAAGAGGAGGAAACGCTGGCCCGATTGCTGGCCGAGGCGAGGGCTATTTTTCCCGCAACGGTGCTAGCCGACGATCTGCTCGCAGTTCCGTTGGCGATGGAACCGGAACGATAG